One Gammaproteobacteria bacterium DNA segment encodes these proteins:
- a CDS encoding Uma2 family endonuclease encodes MLELLRSPWTLEDFLTWENSQQERYEFVDGIVRMMVGGTIAHNTITLNLASALRSGLRGSNCRVFMSDVKLVSSQTGEAAYPDVVVTCQLINPKDNRVTEPTLIAEVLSRSTADYDRGAKFEMYKAIPSVRYCLLIAQDRRQVDLYRRTATGWDLTRLEQADKIELSEFGWTLDLNTVYEDCL; translated from the coding sequence ATGCTCGAACTGTTGCGTAGCCCCTGGACGTTAGAAGATTTCCTTACCTGGGAAAACAGTCAACAAGAGCGATATGAATTCGTCGACGGAATCGTGCGGATGATGGTTGGCGGCACGATTGCGCACAACACGATCACACTCAATTTGGCCAGCGCCCTGCGTTCTGGTCTGCGCGGTTCAAATTGCCGCGTTTTTATGTCCGACGTGAAGCTGGTGTCATCGCAAACCGGCGAAGCGGCTTATCCGGATGTCGTCGTTACCTGTCAGCTGATTAATCCCAAGGACAACCGTGTTACTGAGCCAACGCTAATTGCCGAAGTACTGTCGCGCTCGACTGCCGATTACGATCGCGGCGCAAAATTCGAAATGTACAAAGCGATTCCGTCGGTTCGTTATTGCCTGCTGATTGCCCAGGACCGGCGGCAGGTTGATTTGTACCGGCGCACCGCCACTGGCTGGGATCTCACGCGCCTTGAGCAAGCAGATAAGATTGAGCTTT